The genomic region GGACCAACTGGTCTTTCCTGAAGTGGAGTACGGGAAGATTGAGAAGGTCAAGGGAATGAATATTTCCATTGTAACCGATGCGCGAAGCGATGCTGAGGCCCTGGCCCTGCTGAAACATCTCGGGATGCCGTTCCGCGCTGAAGCCCAGCGCCGCCAGGCTGCGCAGGAAGACGTGAAAGAGCAGGCAGGAGGATAAGCAGTGGCTCGTACAAGCCAGATGGCAAAATTAGTTCGGAAACCGAAATTTAAGATCCGCCACCGGAACCGGTGCCGCATCTGTGGCCGTCCGCGCGGCTATCTTCGCAAGTTTGAGATGTGCCGTCTCTGTTTCCGCAAGCTTGCTCTGCAGGGAGACATCCCTGGGGTTGTAAAGTCAAGTTGGTAGTTGGATTTGAATAAAGCGGTCGTAGCGGTAGGTAACAAAGCTGCGACGAGCTAATTGAATCGGGAGCGATATGTCTGCAGTTTCTGATCCGGTCGCTGACATGCTGACGCGAATTCGCAACGGGCTTCGCGCCCGGCATCAACGAGTGGATATGCCGTCCTCAAAATTGAAAATCGAGATTGCCCGGGTGCTGAAAGAAGAAGGTTATATCAGCAACTACAAGGTCTCGGAAGAGAAGAAGAAGCAGAACCTGCGGGTTTTCCTTCGCTATGCGCCGAATGGCTGCAGCGTGATCACGAAGATTGGCCGTGTTTCGAGGCCTGGCCGCCGTGTTTACGTTGGGTCCAGTGAAGTGCCCAAGGTGCTTGGCGGGTTGGGTGTGAACATTCTGACGACGCCCCGGGGTGTGATGACCGGCAAAGCGGCACGCCACGCCAAGGTGGGCGGAGAAATTCTTTGCAACGTGGAGTAGGCCCGAACTTCGGGCAAGGCTAAGGTTTATGTCAAGAATTGGTCGAAAGCCGATCGCGGTCCCGTCCGGCGTGACGCTGCAGGCGGAAGCAAATGTTGTGACCGTCAAGGGACCGAAGGGGACCCTTCAGGTCCCTCTTCCGCGCGGGATTCGGCTCGAGAGGCAGGATGGGACATACCTGGCTCAGATGGAGAAAGAGGGCCAGAC from Terriglobia bacterium harbors:
- a CDS encoding type Z 30S ribosomal protein S14 — its product is MARTSQMAKLVRKPKFKIRHRNRCRICGRPRGYLRKFEMCRLCFRKLALQGDIPGVVKSSW
- the rpsH gene encoding 30S ribosomal protein S8; the encoded protein is MSAVSDPVADMLTRIRNGLRARHQRVDMPSSKLKIEIARVLKEEGYISNYKVSEEKKKQNLRVFLRYAPNGCSVITKIGRVSRPGRRVYVGSSEVPKVLGGLGVNILTTPRGVMTGKAARHAKVGGEILCNVE